A section of the Telopea speciosissima isolate NSW1024214 ecotype Mountain lineage chromosome 3, Tspe_v1, whole genome shotgun sequence genome encodes:
- the LOC122656894 gene encoding glucose-6-phosphate 1-dehydrogenase, chloroplastic-like, whose protein sequence is MSTLYSPNCSSSVNYSRLTIYSSSSSSGYQQRITVSALPKRFHIKNVSLQFPRNQRHNIVRMQAGEVEVTASLPANDTPVTRFKDELLKVKSSEECKDAASFDFKEKSTVSITVVGASGDLAKKKIFPALFALYYEDCLPEHFTVFGYARSKMTDAELRNMVSKTLTCRIDKRENCSEKMDQFLKRCFYHSGQYDSEENFAELDKKLKEHEGGRVSNRLYYLSIPPNIFIDAVRCASSSASSTNGWTRVIVEKPFGRDSESSAALTRGLKQYLEEDQIFRIDHYLGKELVENLSVLRFSNLIFEPLWSRQYIRNVQLIFSEDFGTEGRGGYFDHYGIIRDIMQNHLLQILALFAMETPVSLDAEDIRNEKVKVLRSMKPLLLENVVIGQYKSHTKGGIKYPAYTDDKTVPKDSLTPTFAAAALFINNARWDGVPFLLKAGKALHTKSAEIRVQFRHVPGNLYNKSFGTDLDQATNELVIRVQPDEAIYLKINNKVPGLGMRLDNSQLNLHYAARYSKEIPDAYERLLLDAIEGERRLFIRSDELDAAWKLFTPVLKELEENKIIPEYYPYGSRGPVGAHYLAARYNVRWGDLGA, encoded by the exons ATGTCGACCCTCTATTCTCCAAATTGCTCTTCCTCGGTAAATTATTCCCGTCTTACCATatattcctcttcttcatcatctggGTATCAACAACGAATTACAGTTTCTGCACTCCCTAAAAGATTTCACATAAAGAATGTCTCTCTTCAGTTTCCGAGAAATCAACGCCACAACATCGTTCGCATGCAAGCGG GCGAAGTGGAAGTAACTGCATCATTGCCTGCAAACGATACTCCTGTGACAAGATTCAAAGATGAATTGTTGAAAGTAAAATCTTCAGAGGAATGTAAAGATGCTGCAAGTTTTGATTTCAAAGAGAAGTCCACTGTCAGCATTACTGTGGTTGGGGCCTCTGGTGACCTtgcgaagaagaagatatttCCTGCTCTTTTTGCACTTTATTATGAAGATTGCCTCCCCGAG CATTTTACTGTGTTTGGTTATGCTCGGAGTAAGATGACAGATGCAGAACTGAGGAACATGGTTAGCAAGACCCTTACTTGTAGAATCGATAAAAG ggagAACTGTAGTGAAAAGATGGATCAATTCCTAAAAAGGTGCTTTTACCATTCTGGTCAGTATGATTCAGAGGAAAATTTTGCAGAGCTAGACAAGAAGCTAAAGGAACATGAG GGTGGTAGGGTTTCAAATCGCCTTTACTATTTATCAATTCCACCCAATATCTTTATTGATGCGGTAAGATGTGCAAGCTCATCGGCTTCTTCTACCAACGGCTGGACAAGGGTTATTGTGGAAAAACCCTTTGGACGGGATTCTGAATCTTCCGCTGCTTTGACAAGAGGATTGAAGCAATACTTAGAAGAAGACCAAATATTTAG GATTGACCACTATTTGGGAAAGGAACTAGTGGAGAACCTATCTGTGCTCCGCTTCTCCAATCTCATTTTTGAACCTCTATGGTCAAGGCAGTACATAAGAAATGTGCAGTTGATTTTCTCTGAAGATTTTGGCACCGAAGGACGAGGAGG GTATTTTGACCATTACGGTATTATAAGGGACATTATGCAGAACCATCTGCTTCAAATACTAGCCCTTTTTGCCATGGAAACTCCAGTCAGCTTGGATGCAGAAGACATCCGGAATGAAAAg GTTAAAGTTCTTCGCTCAATGAAGCCTTTGCTACTCGAAAATGTGGTGATAGGGCAGTATAAGAGCCATACCAAAGGGGGTATTAAGTACCCAGCCTACACAGATGATAAAACAGTACCTAAAGACAGCCTTACTCCAACATTTGCAGCAGCTGCACTTTTTATTAATAATGCAAGATGGGATGGGGTGCCATTTCTACTGAAAGCTGGGAAGGCGTTACATACTAAGAG TGCCGAGATAAGGGTGCAATTCAGGCATGTTCCTGGTAATTTATACAATAAGAGTTTTGGAACCGATCTTGATCAAGCAACAAATGAGCTTGTTATTCGGGTTCAACCTGATGAGGCTATTTATTTGAAGATTAATAATAAGGTCCCTGGTTTGGGCATGAGGTTGGATAACAGTCAGCTAAATCTTCACTATGCAGCAAG GTATTCTAAGGAGATTCCAGATGCATATGAAAGGCTTCTGCTTGATGCTATTGAAGGAGAGAGGAGGCTATTCATTCGGAGTGATGAGTTGGATGCGGCATGGAAGCTCTTCACCCCCGTATTGAAAGAGTTGGAGGAGAATAAGATAATACCTGAGTACTACCCCTACGGGAGTCGAGGACCTGTGGGTGCCCACTACCTTGCAGCTAGATATAATGTGCGATGGGGGGACCTTGGTGCATAG